In Terriglobales bacterium, one DNA window encodes the following:
- the nagZ gene encoding beta-N-acetylhexosaminidase — MKAASLPLRHQVGQLVIMGLEGPEVSPATGRLLTSMHPGGVILFARNIQSPHQCAQLLRICQTAVKTALFRCIDLEGGTVDRLRNIIAPAPSVADVVAAGSEKLFEKHGRVIGDEVRTLGFNVDFAPVFDLNLPESRGVLTSRTVSADAREVIRYAKKFLKGLSSANVVGCGKHFPGLGGANLDTHKELPAIQRDWKQLWSEDLLPYRELRRLVPFVMVAHAMYPKAVKENGTPASLSKRWIGDVLRKKIGYQGLVISDDLEMGGVLAAASMEEAALETIRAGADIFLVCQKEEFVWRCYEAVLQEAERNRKFASLVTRAADRVLKLKSSNKALKQMTVQDPGAAEVEQLKATMQRFSEEVQRESAAAQA, encoded by the coding sequence ATGAAAGCTGCCTCGCTACCGCTTCGCCATCAAGTGGGACAACTCGTCATTATGGGCCTTGAAGGGCCGGAAGTCTCACCCGCAACCGGACGGTTGCTCACCAGCATGCATCCCGGCGGGGTTATTCTGTTCGCCCGCAACATCCAGTCGCCGCACCAGTGCGCGCAGCTCTTGAGAATCTGCCAGACGGCGGTCAAGACCGCCCTGTTTCGTTGTATTGATCTCGAAGGCGGGACCGTCGACCGGCTGCGTAACATCATCGCCCCTGCTCCGTCCGTAGCTGACGTGGTTGCCGCGGGTTCAGAGAAACTCTTTGAGAAGCACGGACGCGTGATTGGCGATGAGGTTCGAACGCTCGGCTTCAATGTCGATTTTGCTCCCGTTTTCGATCTCAATCTGCCCGAATCGCGCGGCGTCCTTACATCTCGCACAGTGTCGGCCGACGCGCGCGAGGTGATTCGCTACGCCAAAAAGTTCCTGAAAGGACTCTCATCCGCGAACGTAGTCGGATGCGGGAAACACTTTCCCGGACTGGGGGGCGCGAACCTTGACACTCACAAAGAGCTTCCGGCAATCCAGCGTGACTGGAAGCAACTTTGGTCGGAGGACCTGCTGCCCTATCGCGAACTCCGCAGGCTGGTTCCGTTTGTAATGGTTGCTCACGCGATGTATCCCAAAGCTGTGAAGGAAAACGGCACGCCTGCCTCACTGTCAAAGCGCTGGATCGGCGATGTCCTCAGAAAAAAAATCGGCTACCAGGGACTGGTGATCTCCGACGATCTCGAAATGGGAGGAGTACTTGCGGCTGCATCGATGGAAGAAGCTGCATTGGAGACGATTCGCGCGGGCGCCGACATTTTTCTCGTGTGCCAGAAAGAAGAATTCGTCTGGCGATGCTATGAGGCCGTGCTGCAAGAAGCCGAGCGCAATCGTAAATTCGCATCCCTGGTGACTCGCGCTGCCGATCGAGTGTTGAAGCTGAAGTCATCCAACAAAGCTCTGAAGCAAATGACAGTGCAAGATCCGGGTGCGGCTGAAGTTGAGCAGTTGAAGGCCACGATGCAGCGGTTTAGCGAAGAAGTGCAGCGGGAGTCGGCGGCAGCGCAGGCATGA
- a CDS encoding anhydro-N-acetylmuramic acid kinase — translation MIVAGVMSGTSADGIDVALVRISGQSRGLRLKLLAHQHFAYPARVREAVLASMDADAARVADLARLNVLLGELYTDAVATTIRRHRTRVDLVGCHGQTLYHQGDPDPFLGRPIATTWQTGEGATIAQRLRIPVVSDFRPADMAAGGKGAPLVPVLDLALYAHSKRLRVLQNIGGIANLTIIPAGQHLGETRKVIALDTGPGNMVIDACAQNLFGKGYDRNGMFASRGKVINAVLRQTLAHPFFRRKPPKTAGREEFGRQFVSQFLSSCGHADKHDVIATATALTASSIISGLKQALTRARISIPISGSRADYVVSGGGVANRTLMRMISAHVEPFGFRVLTSDVLGMPSQAKEAAAFALLAYQTWNRRAGNVPTATGANRPAVLGKISYV, via the coding sequence ATGATCGTCGCAGGTGTGATGAGCGGCACCTCGGCCGATGGCATCGATGTGGCGCTGGTTAGAATCTCAGGCCAGTCTCGCGGCCTTCGGCTGAAACTGCTCGCACACCAGCATTTCGCGTATCCGGCCCGGGTGAGAGAAGCAGTTTTGGCCTCGATGGATGCCGATGCCGCGCGGGTCGCCGACCTCGCGCGCTTGAACGTCCTGCTCGGGGAGTTGTACACAGATGCGGTCGCCACGACGATTCGCCGGCATCGCACTCGAGTCGATCTTGTCGGGTGTCACGGACAAACGCTCTACCATCAAGGCGATCCCGATCCCTTCTTGGGACGACCAATTGCGACCACATGGCAGACGGGCGAAGGCGCCACGATTGCTCAACGGCTGCGAATTCCTGTGGTCTCGGATTTTCGTCCGGCGGACATGGCTGCGGGCGGAAAAGGTGCTCCCCTCGTTCCTGTCCTCGATCTCGCCTTGTACGCTCATTCGAAGAGGTTGCGTGTTCTGCAGAACATCGGCGGCATAGCGAACCTGACCATCATCCCGGCGGGCCAACATCTCGGAGAGACACGCAAAGTTATCGCACTCGATACCGGTCCCGGCAACATGGTCATTGATGCGTGCGCACAAAACCTCTTCGGAAAAGGCTATGACCGAAATGGAATGTTCGCGAGCAGAGGGAAGGTGATTAACGCGGTCCTCAGGCAAACACTCGCGCATCCGTTTTTTCGTCGAAAGCCGCCGAAGACGGCCGGAAGGGAAGAGTTCGGTCGACAGTTTGTCTCACAATTCCTCTCGTCGTGCGGCCATGCTGACAAACACGATGTGATAGCGACGGCGACCGCTTTGACTGCAAGCTCGATTATCAGCGGACTGAAGCAAGCGCTCACAAGGGCAAGGATTTCGATTCCGATTTCAGGAAGCAGAGCCGATTACGTGGTGAGCGGAGGTGGAGTCGCGAATCGGACATTGATGCGAATGATTTCTGCTCACGTAGAGCCGTTCGGATTTCGCGTACTCACATCAGATGTCCTCGGCATGCCCAGTCAGGCCAAGGAAGCCGCTGCTTTTGCCCTGCTCGCGTATCAAACCTGGAACCGTCGCGCTGGAAACGTTCCTACCGCAACCGGCGCAAACAGACCCGCGGTTCTCGGCAAAATTAGCTATGTGTGA
- a CDS encoding ABC transporter substrate-binding protein, which yields MLIESSPANLDPRIGTDAFSERIDELLFDSLVRKDEHFVLHPWVAESWELPDPLTYVFHLRRDVHFHDGRPVTAKDVKWSLDSMLNGTIISSKSATYQHIGSIEAPDDYTVVFHLKDPDSGLLWNLSDGAMGIVPYGSDSRFNLHPIGSGPFKFVRNVQDNEVVVVRNDDYWADKPKVERVRFAVVPDATTRALELRKGSADIDINSLSADMVGSLRRDPDLKIEQEPGTPVQYLGFNLRDPVLSDVRVRQAIAYAIDTRPIIEYLWRDTVRQATSVLPPQHWAFDSNLEPYPHDPDKARALLKQAGYSLEPGKRLHLIMKTSDQETSRLLAVILQQQLHDVGIDLELRTFEFATFYSDVVKGVFQIYTLRWVGGSNQDPEIFEYIYDSKSFAPRRANRSYYSNPQVDKLIEEGRSELDQQKRKVIYAKIQQITMRDLPTLNLWYFDNVVVHSARVRNVRPEPAGNYDFLREAEIVQ from the coding sequence ATGCTGATTGAAAGCAGTCCGGCAAATTTGGACCCGCGTATCGGTACCGACGCATTTTCCGAGCGCATTGACGAGCTTCTCTTCGATTCTCTAGTTCGCAAAGACGAACACTTCGTATTGCATCCCTGGGTAGCCGAGAGTTGGGAGCTTCCCGACCCGCTCACATATGTCTTCCATTTGCGGCGCGATGTTCACTTCCACGATGGCCGTCCGGTCACCGCGAAGGATGTGAAGTGGAGCCTCGATTCGATGCTGAATGGCACTATTATCAGTTCCAAGTCGGCGACGTATCAGCACATCGGCAGCATCGAAGCTCCGGACGATTATACGGTTGTCTTCCACCTAAAAGATCCCGATTCGGGACTCCTGTGGAATTTGTCCGACGGAGCCATGGGCATTGTTCCTTACGGCAGCGACAGCCGCTTCAATCTGCATCCGATCGGCAGCGGTCCATTCAAATTCGTGCGCAACGTGCAGGATAACGAAGTAGTTGTCGTCCGCAACGACGACTACTGGGCCGACAAGCCGAAGGTGGAACGTGTGCGCTTCGCCGTAGTGCCGGACGCAACTACTCGTGCGCTGGAGTTGCGCAAAGGCAGCGCCGATATCGATATAAACTCGCTTAGCGCTGACATGGTCGGTTCGCTTCGCCGCGACCCGGATTTAAAGATCGAGCAGGAACCGGGGACTCCGGTTCAATATCTAGGCTTCAATCTCCGCGATCCCGTGCTCAGCGACGTTCGCGTGCGGCAGGCGATTGCTTACGCAATCGACACGCGACCGATCATTGAGTATCTCTGGCGGGATACCGTGCGACAGGCAACCTCCGTGCTTCCGCCGCAGCACTGGGCTTTTGACAGCAATCTTGAGCCCTACCCACACGATCCGGACAAAGCACGGGCACTATTAAAGCAGGCCGGTTATTCATTGGAACCGGGTAAACGTCTTCATCTCATAATGAAGACCTCCGATCAGGAGACCAGTCGGCTGCTTGCCGTGATTCTGCAACAGCAACTACACGATGTCGGTATCGACCTGGAATTGCGAACATTTGAGTTCGCAACCTTCTACTCCGACGTCGTAAAGGGCGTATTCCAGATTTACACCCTGCGCTGGGTCGGCGGATCAAACCAGGATCCCGAGATCTTCGAGTACATCTACGACAGCAAGAGCTTCGCTCCGAGGCGGGCGAACCGCAGCTATTACAGCAATCCTCAGGTAGACAAGCTGATTGAGGAGGGCCGTTCAGAACTCGATCAGCAAAAACGCAAGGTGATCTACGCAAAAATTCAGCAGATCACCATGCGCGATCTTCCCACTTTGAATCTTTGGTATTTCGATAACGTGGTTGTGCACTCGGCACGGGTGAGGAATGTCCGTCCAGAGCCTGCGGGAAACTACGACTTTTTGCGCGAGGCGGAAATTGTTCAGTAG
- a CDS encoding HD domain-containing phosphohydrolase, with the protein MRLPNRIPLMYLISAVLLLVGVVPLYFYGSQVVSINRDRLKVNEQLLQNTVTRSLGDDIEHRQVTLQTSLGNLSASVLVASGGDLTNDHINAPELRALLERFTSSSDIIDYATLLNDEGKGITAGRVIPDAFVQRELEHAFVAAREGRSYNGQALTVGSGKDQRTTMLVSTPIMTNGHFLGMIGAVVDLQYLISSLRNASQAGLEAFVVDRQGRLVAGADTHYATGQEMTDNELVKMFVEQSRFDLVPTTSFTVQHGKETIDMLGSYSWVPSLQWAVIAQKTQADAYQSVLDMQWNAYKYLFYAILLGVAFGIFAARRISTPLQTLTESSRAIARGDFSQRVQVKSRTEIGELANTFNSMSSELERFVQDLKRAAEENKTLFLSSIQMLAGAVDEKDPYTRGHSDRVTRYSVLIAKEIGLPEEEVEKIRIAAQLHDVGKIGIEDRILKKPGALTPDEYEIMKTHTTKGAAILRPVEMLKEMIPGIELHHESLDGRGYPHGLKGDQIPLSPRIIMVADCFDAMTTNRPYQAAMDPEYVIRIINSLVNTKFDPRIVAALTAVFERGDLRVRRAATVTPEAQPVGAGQSV; encoded by the coding sequence ATGCGCCTGCCCAACCGCATACCGCTGATGTATCTCATCTCCGCCGTGCTGCTTCTGGTCGGCGTGGTTCCACTTTACTTTTACGGATCGCAGGTCGTTTCTATCAATCGCGACCGGCTCAAGGTGAACGAACAGCTCCTGCAAAACACGGTCACGCGATCGCTCGGCGACGACATTGAGCATCGGCAAGTCACGCTACAGACTTCTCTAGGAAATCTTTCCGCCTCAGTCCTGGTTGCCAGCGGCGGCGATCTCACGAACGATCACATCAACGCCCCGGAATTGCGCGCTCTGCTTGAGAGATTTACTTCATCGTCCGACATCATTGATTACGCCACGCTCCTAAACGATGAAGGAAAGGGAATTACTGCAGGACGTGTGATCCCTGACGCATTCGTTCAGCGCGAATTGGAGCACGCCTTCGTGGCGGCGCGAGAGGGGCGTAGCTACAACGGACAAGCGCTCACGGTGGGCTCCGGCAAAGACCAGCGCACAACCATGCTCGTGAGCACTCCCATCATGACCAACGGGCACTTCCTTGGCATGATCGGGGCGGTTGTTGATCTGCAGTACCTCATCAGCAGCTTGAGAAATGCCAGCCAGGCAGGGCTGGAAGCATTTGTTGTGGATCGCCAGGGTCGTCTGGTGGCCGGAGCGGACACGCATTACGCTACCGGCCAGGAAATGACGGACAACGAACTGGTGAAGATGTTCGTAGAGCAAAGCAGATTTGATTTGGTACCCACTACATCGTTCACTGTCCAGCACGGCAAAGAGACAATCGATATGCTGGGCAGCTACAGCTGGGTACCTTCTCTGCAGTGGGCGGTAATCGCGCAGAAGACGCAGGCCGATGCTTACCAGAGCGTTCTCGACATGCAATGGAATGCGTATAAGTATCTCTTCTACGCTATTTTGCTGGGCGTCGCCTTCGGCATCTTCGCTGCACGGAGAATCTCTACTCCTCTGCAGACTTTGACCGAGTCGAGCCGTGCCATCGCTCGAGGCGATTTTTCCCAGCGCGTGCAGGTGAAGAGCCGTACGGAAATCGGTGAACTTGCAAACACCTTCAACTCCATGAGCTCGGAACTCGAGCGCTTCGTCCAGGACCTGAAACGCGCGGCCGAAGAAAACAAAACGCTCTTCCTGAGCTCAATCCAGATGCTCGCCGGTGCAGTCGACGAAAAAGATCCATACACGCGCGGTCATTCTGATCGCGTCACCCGCTATTCGGTTTTGATCGCAAAAGAGATTGGCCTTCCTGAGGAAGAAGTAGAGAAGATTCGTATTGCTGCGCAGCTGCACGACGTGGGAAAAATCGGAATTGAAGATCGCATTCTGAAGAAGCCCGGAGCGCTTACACCGGACGAATACGAGATTATGAAGACGCACACGACAAAGGGTGCGGCGATCCTTCGTCCTGTCGAGATGCTGAAAGAAATGATTCCCGGAATAGAACTGCACCACGAATCCCTCGATGGACGGGGGTATCCACACGGTCTGAAAGGCGATCAAATTCCGCTCAGCCCGCGAATCATTATGGTCGCTGATTGCTTTGATGCGATGACGACTAATCGTCCGTATCAGGCGGCGATGGATCCTGAGTACGTGATCCGAATCATTAATTCGCTGGTGAATACGAAATTCGATCCCCGCATTGTGGCGGCGTTGACCGCCGTTTTTGAGCGTGGGGACCTGCGTGTTCGCCGCGCTGCCACTGTCACTCCCGAAGCACAACCGGTGGGCGCCGGGCAAAGCGTCTGA
- a CDS encoding NAD(P)H-dependent glycerol-3-phosphate dehydrogenase, whose protein sequence is MSRVAVIGAGAWGTALSIVLARGGRHEVRLWAYEREVNESIQARRTNDLFLPGFKIPDGIEATNSLPTALEGCSFVLAVMPSHHARALYSSVRSSLSHDTIIVSATKGIEQESYKRMTEVAAEASGATRIAALSGPSFAKEVARGDPTALTIACADSEVASLLQREFSDPMFRVYTNDDVVGVELGGALKNVIAIAAGIAEGLGFGHNTAAALITRGLAEITRLAVACGARRETLAGLSGMGDLVLTCTGGLSRNRTVGVELGRGRKLPEIMAGMHGMVAEGVLTTGAALGLARRHGIEMPISEQMHEILHAHKSPKDAIRDLMSRPGKDE, encoded by the coding sequence GTGAGCCGTGTCGCGGTAATCGGCGCAGGAGCATGGGGCACCGCTCTTTCCATCGTTCTTGCACGCGGCGGACGACATGAGGTTCGTTTGTGGGCTTATGAGCGCGAGGTAAACGAATCCATTCAGGCGCGTCGAACGAATGATCTCTTTCTGCCTGGATTCAAAATTCCCGATGGTATTGAAGCAACGAACTCGCTTCCCACTGCTCTGGAAGGTTGCAGTTTTGTCCTGGCGGTGATGCCGTCGCATCACGCTCGTGCTCTTTACTCTTCGGTGCGATCGTCGCTTTCACATGACACGATTATCGTCAGCGCTACCAAGGGTATTGAACAGGAGAGCTACAAACGGATGACGGAAGTCGCTGCGGAAGCGAGCGGCGCTACGCGGATTGCGGCTCTAAGTGGACCATCGTTCGCCAAGGAAGTCGCGCGCGGCGACCCAACAGCATTGACGATCGCGTGCGCAGACTCGGAGGTCGCTAGTCTTCTTCAGCGCGAGTTCAGCGATCCCATGTTTCGCGTCTATACGAACGACGATGTTGTTGGCGTGGAGCTTGGCGGAGCGCTGAAGAACGTGATCGCAATCGCTGCCGGCATTGCAGAAGGTCTGGGCTTCGGACACAACACGGCTGCGGCGCTCATCACGCGAGGACTCGCCGAGATCACGCGGCTCGCAGTCGCATGTGGCGCTCGACGCGAGACCCTCGCCGGCCTCTCGGGAATGGGTGACTTGGTGCTAACGTGTACCGGTGGTCTCTCCCGCAACCGCACCGTGGGCGTGGAACTCGGCCGCGGACGCAAGCTCCCGGAAATCATGGCCGGCATGCACGGCATGGTCGCCGAAGGGGTGCTCACGACGGGTGCCGCTCTCGGCCTCGCGCGCAGGCACGGCATCGAGATGCCCATTTCGGAACAGATGCACGAAATTCTCCATGCACACAAATCCCCGAAAGACGCCATTCGCGATTTGATGAGTCGTCCGGGAAAGGACGAATAA
- the plsY gene encoding glycerol-3-phosphate 1-O-acyltransferase PlsY gives MTAGIYLLIAAVAYLLGSIPFGLILVRLVRGEDVRLSGSGNIGATNVARTGGAKLGVTTLILDALKGYAAVAFAIVVSHREAAIDAGLAAALAALCAILGHVFPVWLKFRGGKGVATGVGAFLGLAPRAVLVVLAIFLIIVAISRYVSLGSMVASALFPILAYFLYRGTSSVADLLVMFAASLLIILKHKANIRRLLNGTENRLQFHKT, from the coding sequence ATGACCGCTGGAATCTATCTTCTCATCGCCGCCGTTGCCTATCTGCTCGGCTCAATTCCGTTTGGTCTCATTTTGGTACGGCTCGTGCGCGGCGAAGACGTTCGCCTGAGCGGTAGCGGAAATATCGGAGCGACCAATGTCGCTCGTACCGGTGGCGCAAAGCTGGGAGTGACAACGCTCATCCTTGACGCACTGAAGGGCTATGCCGCCGTGGCGTTCGCCATTGTGGTAAGCCATCGCGAGGCGGCGATTGATGCTGGACTGGCTGCTGCCCTGGCGGCGCTGTGCGCGATTCTCGGACATGTATTTCCGGTTTGGCTCAAGTTTCGAGGCGGGAAAGGGGTGGCTACCGGTGTAGGAGCTTTTCTCGGATTAGCTCCGCGTGCCGTGCTCGTCGTCCTGGCAATCTTTCTGATCATCGTCGCCATCTCGCGTTATGTATCGCTGGGCTCCATGGTCGCCAGCGCGCTGTTTCCCATTTTGGCTTACTTTCTTTATCGCGGCACATCGAGCGTTGCCGATCTGCTGGTGATGTTTGCTGCATCGCTGCTGATCATCCTCAAGCACAAGGCCAACATCAGGCGATTATTGAACGGCACGGAAAATCGGCTGCAGTTCCACAAAACCTAA
- the thpR gene encoding RNA 2',3'-cyclic phosphodiesterase, translating to MRLFVAIEIDPAICERIHELVSSLRTKISGARWVRPEGMHITLKFLGNVADERRSGIENALRCVAKKTFTVSLKQLGVFPNPRLPRVLWVGIEAGPELEQLATAVDQQMNSLGFEREKRAFSPHVTLARFNQRPGGNLGSILASAQPGFGTMTAKEFHLYESKLSPQGSRYIELASFKLEQA from the coding sequence ATGCGTCTGTTCGTTGCTATTGAGATCGATCCCGCCATTTGCGAGCGAATCCATGAGCTTGTCAGCAGCTTGCGCACGAAGATCTCGGGAGCGCGCTGGGTGCGACCAGAAGGGATGCACATTACGCTCAAGTTTCTCGGCAATGTCGCCGACGAGCGCCGATCGGGCATCGAAAATGCGCTGCGCTGCGTTGCCAAAAAGACATTCACCGTGTCACTGAAACAGCTTGGAGTATTCCCGAATCCCCGATTGCCCCGCGTGCTGTGGGTGGGGATTGAAGCTGGTCCCGAACTGGAGCAGCTAGCCACAGCGGTTGACCAGCAGATGAACTCCCTTGGCTTCGAGCGCGAGAAGCGCGCATTCTCGCCGCATGTAACGCTGGCCAGATTCAACCAGCGCCCGGGAGGCAATCTTGGTTCGATCTTGGCGAGCGCACAGCCTGGCTTCGGTACAATGACCGCAAAAGAGTTTCATCTGTACGAGAGCAAGTTGTCGCCGCAAGGTTCACGATATATAGAACTCGCGAGTTTCAAATTAGAACAGGCGTAA
- a CDS encoding competence/damage-inducible protein A, with translation MNAEIIAIGSELLTPYRQDTNSLFLTERLNELGVEVHFKTVVGDSRNDLVAVARTAIARSEIVIFMGGLGPTEDDLTRECVAEALGIEIHRDPEVITALYKRFAERRLPMPENNSRQADVLDGAVLLKNPNGTAPAQWLATNYSDAKRYIMLLPGPPHELKPLFDAECFSRLKEKLPLQFIAKRMLRVAMGESACDSRVAPIYTKVPEVQTTILAHGGETQIHLQCRATSQNEAERQVSQLSDRIEDELGDAVFSTGGETLEQIVGYYLQMRGATLAVAESCTGGMLAQRLTSISGSSRYFLGGSVVYANELKTEFADVPPALIAEHGAVSRSVSLALAKGIRERTNATFGIGVTGVAGPTGGTPEKPVGLVFIGISSENETEAVERRFPGDRERIRLWASFTAMDLLRRKLM, from the coding sequence GCTCGGCGTGGAAGTGCATTTCAAGACGGTCGTAGGCGATTCACGCAACGATCTCGTCGCAGTTGCTCGTACCGCAATTGCGCGTTCTGAGATCGTGATCTTCATGGGAGGCCTCGGGCCGACGGAGGACGACCTCACGCGGGAGTGTGTCGCAGAAGCTCTTGGAATCGAGATTCATCGCGATCCCGAAGTCATCACGGCTCTCTACAAGAGATTCGCGGAACGCCGCCTTCCCATGCCGGAGAACAATTCGCGGCAGGCCGATGTGCTCGACGGGGCCGTATTACTGAAGAATCCAAACGGCACTGCGCCCGCGCAATGGCTCGCCACGAACTATAGCGACGCGAAGCGATACATCATGCTGCTGCCGGGTCCGCCGCATGAACTCAAGCCACTCTTCGATGCAGAATGTTTTTCCCGTCTGAAAGAAAAACTTCCGCTGCAGTTCATCGCGAAAAGAATGCTGCGCGTCGCCATGGGAGAATCCGCTTGCGACTCCCGCGTGGCACCGATCTATACAAAAGTTCCTGAAGTGCAGACTACAATCCTGGCGCACGGCGGCGAGACGCAGATCCACCTGCAATGCCGCGCTACATCGCAGAATGAGGCGGAGCGGCAAGTATCACAATTGAGTGATCGCATCGAAGACGAACTCGGCGACGCAGTGTTCTCCACTGGCGGCGAGACCTTGGAGCAAATCGTCGGCTATTACCTGCAAATGCGCGGAGCCACGCTTGCCGTTGCGGAATCATGTACAGGAGGCATGCTCGCTCAGCGCCTTACTTCCATTTCGGGAAGCTCGCGGTACTTCCTCGGCGGCTCGGTGGTGTATGCAAATGAATTGAAAACCGAATTTGCAGATGTTCCGCCTGCGCTGATTGCCGAGCACGGCGCCGTCAGCCGATCAGTTTCATTGGCACTCGCGAAGGGTATTCGCGAACGCACAAACGCAACGTTCGGAATTGGAGTTACCGGAGTTGCTGGTCCGACCGGAGGAACTCCCGAGAAGCCCGTCGGACTAGTGTTCATCGGAATTTCCAGTGAAAACGAAACTGAAGCGGTTGAGCGCAGATTTCCCGGAGATCGCGAACGCATTCGTCTGTGGGCGAGCTTCACGGCGATGGATCTGCTGCGACGAAAGCTGATGTAA